In Paraburkholderia caballeronis, the following proteins share a genomic window:
- the leuC gene encoding 3-isopropylmalate dehydratase large subunit: protein MSQTLYDRIFDAHAVRTDADGTTLLYVDRHLLNEVTSPQAFESLQREGRPVWRPHANLAVADHNVPTTDRRHGIADPISKIQVDALRDNCERNGIAHYGMDDARQGIVHVVGPELGSTLPGMTIVCGDSHTSTHGALGALAFGIGTSEIEHVLGTQTLITRRSRTMRVTIEGALPAGCTAKDVALAVIGALGTAGGTGYAIEFAGPVVRALSMEGRMTLCNMSIEAGARAGLVAVDDTTLDYCRARPYAPQGDAWTNAERAWRMLRSDDDARFDAEFALDVSSLVPQVTWGTSPEMVTGIDGRVPDPADLADAGRRASYARALDYMGLAAGTRIDSIEIDKVFIGSCTNGRLDDLRAAAAVLRAAGGRLAPNVRLALAVPGSQQVKRDAEAEGLHEVFVAAGFEWREPGCSMCLAMNPDRLEPGERVASTSNRNFEGRQGAGGRSHLVSPAMAAAAALAGRFADVRQIVCAAGDR from the coding sequence ATGAGCCAGACGCTATACGACAGGATTTTCGACGCGCATGCGGTGCGCACCGACGCGGACGGCACGACGCTGCTGTACGTGGACCGCCATCTGCTGAACGAGGTGACGAGCCCGCAGGCGTTCGAGTCGCTGCAACGCGAGGGCCGCCCGGTGTGGCGGCCGCATGCGAATCTCGCGGTCGCGGATCACAACGTGCCGACCACCGACCGCCGCCACGGCATCGCGGACCCGATCTCGAAGATCCAGGTCGACGCGCTGCGCGATAACTGCGAACGCAACGGCATCGCGCACTACGGGATGGACGACGCGCGCCAGGGCATCGTGCACGTCGTCGGCCCGGAACTCGGCAGCACGCTGCCGGGCATGACGATCGTCTGCGGCGATTCGCACACCAGCACGCACGGCGCGCTGGGCGCGCTCGCGTTCGGCATCGGCACGTCGGAGATCGAGCACGTGCTCGGCACGCAGACGCTCATTACGCGCCGCAGCCGCACGATGCGCGTGACGATCGAAGGCGCGCTGCCGGCGGGCTGCACCGCGAAGGACGTCGCGCTCGCGGTGATCGGCGCGCTCGGCACGGCAGGCGGCACCGGCTACGCGATCGAATTCGCGGGGCCGGTGGTGCGCGCGCTGTCGATGGAAGGGCGGATGACGTTGTGCAACATGTCGATCGAGGCGGGCGCGCGCGCCGGCCTCGTCGCGGTGGACGACACCACGCTCGACTACTGCCGCGCGCGTCCGTATGCGCCGCAGGGCGACGCATGGACGAACGCGGAACGCGCGTGGCGGATGCTGCGTTCGGACGACGACGCGCGCTTCGACGCGGAGTTCGCGCTCGACGTGTCGTCGCTGGTCCCGCAGGTGACGTGGGGCACGTCGCCCGAGATGGTGACGGGCATCGACGGCCGCGTGCCGGACCCGGCGGACCTCGCCGACGCCGGACGGCGCGCGTCGTATGCGCGCGCGCTCGACTACATGGGCCTCGCAGCGGGTACGCGGATCGATTCGATCGAGATCGACAAGGTGTTCATTGGCTCGTGCACGAACGGCCGGCTCGACGACCTGCGCGCGGCCGCCGCGGTGCTGCGCGCGGCGGGCGGCAGACTCGCGCCGAACGTGCGGCTGGCGCTCGCGGTGCCGGGCTCGCAGCAGGTGAAGCGCGACGCGGAGGCCGAGGGGCTGCACGAGGTGTTCGTCGCGGCCGGCTTCGAATGGCGCGAGCCGGGCTGCTCGATGTGCCTCGCGATGAATCCCGACCGGCTCGAACCGGGCGAGCGCGTCGCGTCGACGTCGAACCGCAATTTCGAGGGACGCCAGGGCGCGGGCGGCCGCTCGCATCTGGTGAGCCCGGCGATGGCGGCGGCCGCCGCGCTCGCGGGCCGTTTCGCCGACGTTCGGCAAATCGTTTGCGCAGCCGGGGATCGCTGA
- the leuD gene encoding 3-isopropylmalate dehydratase small subunit, producing MEPLVSHEGLVAPLDRDNVDTDAIMPKQFMKSIARTGFGPYLFDEWRYRDPGYYGKPAAGRTPEPGFVLNQPRYAGASVLLARRNFGCGSSREHAPWALHQYGFRVLIAESFADIFFNNCCKNGLLPVRLDAARIDRLMAAVDASPGYRLRVDLAAQTVTTPDGDALAFDLAPALKTLLLEGLDETGATLAHADAIRAFEAAHLERSPWL from the coding sequence ATGGAGCCGCTCGTTTCCCACGAAGGACTCGTGGCGCCGCTGGACCGCGACAACGTCGACACCGACGCGATCATGCCGAAGCAGTTCATGAAGTCGATCGCGCGGACCGGCTTCGGCCCGTACCTGTTCGACGAATGGCGCTACCGCGACCCCGGCTATTACGGCAAGCCGGCGGCCGGGCGCACGCCCGAGCCCGGCTTCGTGCTGAACCAGCCGCGTTACGCGGGCGCATCCGTGCTGCTCGCGCGGCGCAACTTCGGCTGCGGCAGTTCGCGCGAACATGCGCCGTGGGCGCTGCATCAGTACGGTTTTCGCGTGCTGATCGCCGAAAGTTTCGCGGACATCTTCTTCAACAACTGCTGCAAGAACGGGCTGCTGCCGGTCCGGCTCGACGCCGCGCGGATCGACCGGCTGATGGCGGCCGTCGATGCGTCGCCGGGCTACCGGCTGCGCGTCGATCTGGCGGCGCAGACGGTGACGACGCCGGACGGCGACGCGCTGGCATTCGACCTCGCGCCCGCGCTGAAGACGCTGCTGCTCGAAGGACTCGACGAAACCGGCGCGACGCTCGCGCACGCCGACGCGATCCGCGCGTTCGAGGCCGCGCATCTCGAACGGTCGCCGTGGCTCTAG
- a CDS encoding methyl-accepting chemotaxis protein: MTSITAAAVVPSGAPALHAAPASPAAHDDRAARRRTMSLQARIALTMALLAALMTAIGGLGLAGAWRANRANQDTYENKLTAAVHIGNAELLIARTRLVLGGAMAQPDGPRAQEQIGHASEFFRQSDDEWRSFVAEPHEDGEASLIEAASQRRDAMRDGMNAFIGALKAGDRAAAQQIGTSRLSPLFNDMSGANDQLKRTLYANAKRSYDAAERYFHLFFTASAVMIAFGVATAAFSWFSLRRAIMKPLNDALAHFDAIAAGDLGRPIGRYRDDEMGRLLGGLRNMQAQLAQTVTAVRDSCRSIGAATGEIAAGTLDLSSRTEEQAASLEQTAASMTELTETVRQNAARARDAHTIADDASAAARDSSGAIARVSDTMGRIEASARKIADITGIIEGIAFQTNILALNAAVEAARAGAHGRGFAVVASEVRSLAQHASTAAKEIGELIGGSVGAAADGTRQVADAEQSIGRILDAAQRFADMMGGIADAADQQRTGIEQVDAAINLMDSITQQNAALVEEASAAAQALDQQSQELGRQVARFSVGQTA, from the coding sequence ATGACGTCCATCACCGCCGCCGCCGTCGTCCCGAGCGGCGCGCCCGCATTGCACGCCGCGCCCGCATCGCCCGCTGCGCACGACGACCGGGCCGCGCGCCGCAGGACGATGTCGCTGCAGGCCCGCATCGCGCTGACGATGGCGCTGCTGGCGGCGCTGATGACGGCGATCGGCGGGCTCGGCCTTGCCGGCGCATGGCGCGCGAATCGCGCGAATCAGGATACCTACGAGAACAAGCTGACCGCGGCCGTGCACATCGGCAACGCGGAACTGCTGATCGCGCGCACGCGGCTCGTGCTCGGCGGCGCGATGGCGCAGCCGGACGGCCCGCGCGCGCAGGAGCAGATCGGCCATGCGAGCGAGTTCTTTCGGCAGTCGGACGACGAGTGGCGCAGCTTCGTCGCCGAGCCGCACGAGGACGGCGAAGCGTCGCTGATCGAGGCGGCCAGCCAGCGGCGCGACGCGATGCGCGACGGCATGAACGCGTTCATCGGCGCGCTGAAGGCCGGCGACCGCGCCGCCGCGCAGCAGATCGGCACGTCGCGGCTCAGCCCGCTGTTCAACGACATGAGCGGCGCGAACGACCAGTTGAAGCGCACGCTGTACGCGAACGCGAAGCGCAGCTACGACGCGGCGGAACGCTACTTCCATCTGTTCTTCACCGCGTCGGCCGTGATGATCGCGTTCGGCGTCGCGACGGCCGCGTTCAGCTGGTTCTCGCTGCGCCGCGCGATCATGAAGCCGCTGAACGACGCGCTCGCGCACTTCGACGCGATCGCGGCCGGCGACCTCGGCCGCCCGATCGGACGTTATCGCGACGACGAGATGGGACGCCTGCTCGGCGGCCTGCGCAACATGCAGGCGCAACTCGCGCAGACCGTGACGGCGGTGCGCGACAGTTGCCGTTCGATCGGCGCGGCGACCGGCGAGATCGCGGCCGGCACGCTCGACCTGTCGTCGCGCACCGAGGAACAGGCGGCGTCGCTCGAACAGACCGCCGCGAGCATGACCGAGCTGACCGAGACCGTGCGCCAGAACGCGGCGCGCGCGCGGGACGCGCACACGATCGCGGACGACGCGTCGGCGGCGGCGCGCGACAGCAGCGGCGCGATCGCGCGCGTCAGCGACACGATGGGCCGGATCGAGGCGAGCGCGCGCAAGATCGCGGACATCACCGGGATCATCGAAGGGATCGCGTTCCAGACCAACATCCTCGCGCTGAACGCGGCGGTCGAGGCGGCGCGGGCCGGCGCGCACGGCCGCGGTTTCGCGGTGGTGGCGTCCGAGGTGCGCTCGCTCGCGCAGCACGCGTCGACGGCCGCGAAGGAGATCGGCGAACTGATCGGCGGCTCGGTCGGCGCGGCGGCCGACGGCACGCGCCAGGTGGCCGACGCGGAGCAGTCGATCGGCCGCATCCTCGACGCCGCGCAGCGCTTCGCGGACATGATGGGCGGCATCGCGGACGCCGCCGACCAGCAGCGCACCGGCATCGAACAGGTCGATGCCGCGATCAACCTGATGGACTCGATCACGCAGCAGAACGCGGCGCTCGTCGAAGAGGCGAGCGCGGCGGCGCAGGCGCTCGACCAGCAGTCGCAGGAACTCGGCCGGCAGGTCGCGCGGTTTAGCGTCGGACAGACGGCGTAG